The following coding sequences are from one Gigantopelta aegis isolate Gae_Host chromosome 15, Gae_host_genome, whole genome shotgun sequence window:
- the LOC121390563 gene encoding uncharacterized protein LOC121390563 produces the protein MLSSQNKDDLKKKGYTVVHDVLTTEEADGFRGEYEGWLSQFEKGTFPHTNKSLIQRYRVGHMEPTWTVRLKSKHVFSQIWNTDELLTSFDAIAIGRPPEDGDEDFFRPGHHWLHCDQRPARVGLHAYQGAVYLEECQEDDWAFEVLEGSHDLFAAFYESEHVKKTLRLKPHWRLRTLRDEDLTWYVENGCVRKRIPVPKGGMVLWDSRLIHANSRPVKEREHPGRWRYLVFVCMTPAAWADEESLKQKREAYENLKMTTHWPSDDIGFFSEELPSYAEKKVKIPQELPAIAKTAMAKRLAGVLTYDASGCESRSSCPPKPEWEAGRLEVVRNQEVEWETQLAAYKHETSVFYYRRVFAASILALLLSGLFYVLM, from the coding sequence ATGCTTTCGTCACAAAACAAGGACGATCTGAAGAAGAAAGGCTACACGGTTGTGCATGATGTACTTACAACAGAGGAGGCAGACGGATTCCGAGGAGAGTACGAGGGGTGGCTCTCGCAGTTCGAGAAGGGCACATTCCCGCATACCAACAAATCACTGATCCAGAGGTACAGGGTCGGCCACATGGAACCCACATGGACTGTCCGTCTGAAGAGCAAGCACGTTTTTAGTCAGATATGGAACACCGACGAGTTGTTAACAAGTTTCGATGCTATCGCTATAGGAAGACCGCCCGAGGATGGAGATGAGGATTTCTTTCGTCCTGGCCATCACTGGTTACACTGCGATCAAAGACCAGCTCGAGTGGGACTACATGCTTACCAAGGAGCGGTCTACTTGGAAGAGTGTCAGGAAGATGACTGGGCTTTCGAAGTTCTGGAAGGGTCGCATGATCTCTTCGCTGCTTTTTACGAGAGTGAGCACGTCAAGAAGACGCTGAGACTGAAGCCTCATTGGCGCCTTCGTACCTTAAGAGATGAGGATCTAACGTGGTATGTTGAAAACGGCTGTGTTCGCAAACGGATACCCGTTCCTAAAGGGGGAATGGTGCTCTGGGATTCCAGATTAATCCACGCCAATTCTCGGCCGGTCAAAGAGAGGGAACACCCGGGAAGATGGCGATACctcgtgtttgtgtgtatgacCCCCGCCGCCTGGGCTGATGAGGAATCTCTGAAACAGAAAAGAGAAGCCTACGAGAATTTAAAAATGACTACCCATTGGCCTAGCGATGACATCGGTTTCTTCTCTGAGGAACTTCCATCATATGCCGAAAAGAAGGTAAAAATACCACAAGAATTGCCAGCCATCGCTAAGACAGCAATGGCTAAGAGACTAGCTGGGGTGTTGACGTACGACGCATCAGGATGCGAGTCACGTTCCTCTTGCCCGCCAAAGCCAGAGTGGGAGGCGGGGAGACTGGAGGTGGTCAGAAATCAAGAAGTAGAGTGGGAGACTCAACTGGCTGCTTATAAACACGAGACGTCAGTCTTCTACTACAGGCGTGTATTTGCTGCCTCCATACTGGCACTTCTCCTATCAGGATTGTTCTATGTCCTTATGTAA